Proteins encoded by one window of Simiduia curdlanivorans:
- a CDS encoding circularly permuted type 2 ATP-grasp protein — MTDIWNTYNCQDFFDEVMSSPGKARQPARKLVSYFKSLSEDAVESRRLAAEATIKEMGISFTVYTEGENIDRAWPFDIVPRTISRKQWDKTSLGLKQRLKALNMFIDDLYHDQKIIKDGVVPAYVLEQSENFRKECIGISPPLGVWAHICGTDLVRDHDGEFYVLEDNLRVPSGVSYMLENRSVSKRVLPELFEETNIAAVDNYCANLIDTLRALSPRNIAKPVVVVLTPGIYNSAYFEHAFLAQQMGCELVEGSDLIVQDDDCVYMKTISGLKRVDVIYRRIDDLFIDPEVFNKKSTLGVAGLMRSWTGGKVAIANAPGAGVADDKVIYAFVPDIIRYYLKEEPLIKNVKTYLCYDDEQREYVINNIEKLVVKPANESGGYGMLVGPHSTKKERDKFVQLIKDNPRNYIAQPTLALSTSPTFVGKNKLEPRHLDLRPFILQGKDSFVTMGGLTRVAMKKGSLVVNSSQGGGSKDTWIVD, encoded by the coding sequence ATGACAGACATTTGGAATACCTATAACTGCCAAGACTTCTTTGACGAAGTGATGAGTAGCCCAGGCAAAGCGCGTCAGCCTGCCAGAAAGTTAGTTTCCTACTTTAAATCTCTATCTGAGGATGCAGTTGAATCCCGCCGTCTGGCCGCTGAAGCCACAATCAAAGAGATGGGAATTAGTTTTACTGTGTATACCGAGGGCGAAAATATCGATCGCGCTTGGCCCTTCGATATTGTACCGCGCACTATTAGCCGAAAACAGTGGGATAAAACGTCGCTCGGATTAAAGCAGCGCCTAAAAGCACTGAATATGTTTATCGATGATCTTTATCATGACCAAAAGATCATTAAAGACGGCGTTGTACCTGCTTATGTGTTGGAGCAATCAGAGAATTTTCGCAAGGAGTGCATCGGTATATCGCCGCCGCTGGGCGTGTGGGCGCATATTTGTGGAACCGATCTCGTGCGCGATCACGACGGCGAATTCTACGTCCTAGAGGATAACCTTCGAGTGCCCTCGGGCGTGTCTTACATGCTCGAAAACCGGTCTGTTTCCAAGCGGGTTCTGCCCGAGCTGTTCGAGGAAACTAACATTGCCGCGGTCGATAACTACTGCGCCAATCTTATCGATACCCTGCGGGCCCTGTCACCCCGAAATATCGCCAAGCCTGTGGTGGTGGTGTTAACCCCAGGTATCTACAACTCTGCCTATTTCGAACACGCCTTCTTAGCCCAGCAAATGGGCTGCGAGTTGGTGGAGGGTTCTGACCTGATCGTTCAGGATGACGATTGCGTCTACATGAAAACCATTTCGGGTCTTAAGCGTGTAGATGTTATTTACCGCCGAATCGATGATTTATTTATCGACCCAGAGGTGTTTAATAAAAAGTCGACCCTAGGTGTAGCGGGATTAATGCGCTCTTGGACAGGCGGCAAGGTGGCTATTGCCAATGCGCCCGGTGCCGGTGTTGCGGATGACAAGGTGATCTATGCCTTTGTGCCCGATATTATTCGTTACTATCTAAAAGAAGAACCGCTTATCAAGAATGTGAAAACTTACCTGTGCTATGACGATGAGCAGCGCGAGTACGTTATTAACAACATTGAAAAGTTGGTGGTGAAGCCAGCCAATGAATCGGGCGGCTATGGCATGCTAGTGGGGCCGCATTCCACTAAAAAAGAACGCGATAAATTTGTTCAGTTAATTAAAGATAATCCCCGCAACTACATCGCTCAGCCTACGTTGGCGCTGTCGACATCGCCAACGTTCGTTGGTAAAAACAAATTAGAACCTCGGCACTTGGATTTACGCCCGTTTATTCTTCAAGGTAAAGATAGTTTTGTCACCATGGGCGGCTTAACGCGGGTGGCAATGAAGAAAGGCTCTCTGGTGGTGAACTCATCGCAGGGTGGTGGCAGTAAAGATACTTGGATTGTGGATTAG
- a CDS encoding alpha-E domain-containing protein, with product MLSRVAERVYWAARYLERIENTVRLVSVYDQLMFDLPRSVGIGWYNLVTINSAEEAFGKLYDVQSERNVVKFLLGDEANQSSVCSSLRYARENLRTTRDVIPAESWELINELHMFVVDNLQRGIARSERFNFLDGVVKHCQQIRGLIVGCMPRDHVWCFLELGRNIERADMTTRILDAGVRAQIQVSEDVSAINSQQIIWGHVLRSLDATQSYRRTVRASISSTEVARYILEDKAFPRTISHCLIRLEDSLTKLPKHEAVLSLVEKMQDKILNSLDYSDLGEPMKDFLNDMQLDLASVHTSVSSSWFTYE from the coding sequence ATGCTATCACGAGTTGCAGAGCGAGTTTATTGGGCAGCGCGTTACTTAGAGCGGATTGAGAACACCGTGCGCTTGGTAAGTGTTTACGATCAGTTGATGTTTGATCTTCCGCGCAGCGTAGGCATCGGTTGGTACAACTTGGTGACTATCAATAGCGCCGAAGAGGCCTTTGGCAAATTGTACGATGTCCAGAGTGAGCGGAATGTGGTTAAGTTTTTATTGGGTGATGAGGCCAATCAATCCTCTGTGTGCTCCAGCCTTAGGTATGCACGGGAAAATTTGCGCACAACGCGAGACGTTATTCCCGCTGAAAGCTGGGAGTTGATCAATGAGCTGCACATGTTTGTGGTCGATAATCTTCAGCGCGGCATCGCCCGCAGTGAGCGCTTTAATTTTCTCGACGGTGTGGTTAAACACTGCCAGCAGATTCGCGGCCTCATCGTCGGCTGTATGCCGCGCGATCACGTTTGGTGCTTTTTAGAATTGGGTCGCAACATCGAGCGCGCCGATATGACAACCCGCATATTAGATGCCGGTGTTAGGGCGCAGATACAAGTATCTGAAGATGTCAGTGCGATTAATAGCCAACAGATTATTTGGGGCCATGTATTGCGCTCGCTCGATGCAACCCAGAGTTATCGTCGCACCGTGCGCGCCTCTATTAGTAGCACGGAAGTAGCGCGTTACATACTGGAAGACAAGGCATTTCCGCGCACCATTAGCCATTGTTTGATTCGATTGGAGGACAGTCTAACTAAACTGCCTAAACACGAGGCGGTGTTGAGTTTGGTGGAAAAAATGCAAGATAAAATCCTTAATAGCCTAGATTATAGCGATTTGGGCGAGCCCATGAAGGATTTCCTTAATGATATGCAGTTGGATTTAGCGTCGGTGCATACGAGTGTTTCATCCAGCTGGTTTACTTATGAATAA
- a CDS encoding DUF2126 domain-containing protein: MTIRVAINHRTTYKFDRLVSLSPHTVRLRPAPHSRTPIHSYSLNIKPAEHFINWQQDAFGNYLARLVFPEKCKEFEVDVEVIADMTVINPFDFFVEEYAEYFPFKYPDQLKKELLPYLEADPLAGDSCGALFERRLKAVDIKKQRINDFLVAINQKLQQDIEYLVRLEPGVQSPEETLASAKGSCRDSAWLLVQLLRHLGLAARFASGYLVQLKADEKSLDGPSGTEQDFTDLHAWCEVFLPGAGWVGLDPTSGLFASEGHIPLACTPHPVSAAPIAGFTDKCEVEFDFSNTVERILEDPRVTKPYSEEQWQQVLALGNAVDKEFDANDVRLTMGGEPTFVSIDDMESDQWNTDALGEHKLTLAKTLLLRIRDAFAPQGLLHYGQGKWYPGEEVPRWALGVFWRKDGEPLWQNPASLARIDQNYSHDLKSVCRFGRYLTQLLGISKEHCQPAYEDGLHYLLKQQSLPKNLDLLAQGVKNDQDRRRLARLIERGLDTPTGLVIPIAKGYGAKAWNSSVWPMKREKIVLIPGDSPMGLRLPLNDLPWLAEDEAEQPIQRDPFAAREPLVSYTDIRFAAAPPTNEELNAAEQLLASDQRVNRAGSKDPNWVDVVRTAMCIEERGGRLHIFMPPLQYLEDYVVLVAAIEKTATDLNLPVILEGYEPPRDPRLQKLLVTPDPGVIEVNVHPSNNWQQLVDTTTKLYEEARQARLSTEKFMLDGRHTGTGGGNHITLGGASPEDSPLLRRPDLLRSLITYWQHHPSLSYLFSGMFLGPTSQAPRVDEGRDEMLYELEIAFSQMTDGEVPQPWLVDRLFRNLLIDITGNTHRSEFCIDKLYAPGSASGRLGILEFRGFEMPPHSRMALVQALLIRALVARFWKSPYKKPLVRWGTALHDRFMMPHHIWADMKDVVQDLQAHGYPFELDWLAPFEEFRFPHYGRVKLDDIELELRWAIEPWHVLGEESSSFGTARYVDSSVERLQLKATGLTDGRYVLACNGRRVPLRNTGRQGEYVGAVRYRAWQPPSALHPLIGLHVPLVFDLIDTWNGRSVGGCTYHVSHPGGRSYETLPVNAFEAESRRNNRFDNLSHTQGPFMPRPEVNALREFFPNAHPPRPMDPPPEEPTHEYPYTLDLRRPRGC; this comes from the coding sequence ATGACAATTCGTGTTGCTATTAATCACCGCACAACCTACAAGTTTGATCGCTTGGTAAGCTTGTCACCGCATACGGTGCGTTTGCGCCCTGCGCCCCATAGCCGTACACCAATCCACAGCTACAGTTTAAACATCAAACCGGCCGAACATTTTATCAATTGGCAGCAAGATGCGTTTGGCAATTATCTGGCTCGGTTGGTTTTTCCAGAGAAGTGCAAAGAATTCGAGGTGGATGTCGAAGTCATCGCCGATATGACGGTTATTAACCCGTTTGACTTTTTCGTGGAGGAGTATGCCGAGTATTTTCCGTTTAAATACCCAGATCAGCTTAAAAAGGAATTGCTACCCTATTTAGAGGCCGATCCACTGGCTGGTGATAGCTGCGGTGCTTTATTCGAGCGGCGACTAAAAGCGGTAGATATCAAGAAACAGCGTATTAACGATTTCTTGGTGGCCATCAACCAAAAGCTGCAACAGGATATTGAATACCTGGTGCGGCTTGAACCCGGCGTGCAAAGCCCGGAAGAAACATTGGCAAGTGCTAAGGGGTCTTGTCGGGACTCGGCGTGGTTGTTGGTTCAACTTTTGCGACATTTAGGTTTGGCGGCGCGATTTGCCTCGGGCTATTTAGTGCAGTTAAAGGCCGACGAAAAATCCTTAGACGGCCCCTCGGGAACGGAGCAAGACTTTACCGATTTACACGCTTGGTGCGAGGTGTTTTTGCCCGGTGCAGGTTGGGTTGGTTTAGATCCTACCTCGGGCCTATTTGCCAGCGAAGGGCATATTCCCTTGGCCTGCACACCGCACCCGGTTTCAGCCGCACCCATTGCCGGCTTTACCGATAAGTGTGAAGTGGAGTTTGATTTTAGTAATACTGTCGAACGTATTTTAGAAGATCCTCGGGTCACTAAACCCTACAGTGAAGAGCAGTGGCAACAGGTGTTGGCGCTGGGTAACGCTGTTGATAAAGAGTTCGATGCTAACGATGTACGGCTCACCATGGGCGGAGAACCCACGTTTGTGTCCATCGACGATATGGAATCCGACCAGTGGAATACCGACGCGCTGGGTGAGCATAAATTAACCCTGGCGAAAACCTTACTGTTGCGTATTCGCGATGCCTTTGCGCCGCAGGGATTGTTGCACTACGGCCAAGGGAAATGGTACCCAGGCGAAGAAGTGCCGCGTTGGGCGCTGGGCGTTTTTTGGCGTAAAGATGGTGAGCCCTTGTGGCAAAACCCGGCGAGCTTAGCGCGAATCGATCAAAACTATAGCCACGATTTAAAATCTGTTTGTCGCTTCGGCCGCTATTTGACACAGTTGTTAGGCATTTCAAAAGAGCACTGCCAGCCTGCCTATGAAGATGGCCTGCACTATTTATTAAAACAACAATCCCTGCCTAAAAATTTAGACTTGCTCGCCCAGGGTGTTAAAAATGATCAGGACCGCAGACGCTTGGCAAGATTGATCGAGCGCGGCTTGGACACGCCCACAGGCTTAGTCATACCCATTGCAAAAGGTTATGGTGCTAAGGCTTGGAACAGTAGTGTGTGGCCGATGAAACGGGAAAAGATCGTGCTTATCCCCGGCGACTCGCCCATGGGCTTGCGCCTGCCGTTAAATGATTTGCCCTGGTTAGCCGAAGACGAAGCTGAGCAACCGATTCAGCGAGACCCGTTCGCAGCGCGCGAACCTCTAGTGAGTTATACCGATATTCGCTTTGCCGCCGCGCCGCCGACGAACGAGGAGTTGAATGCTGCAGAGCAATTACTGGCGTCGGATCAGCGCGTTAATCGGGCCGGCAGCAAAGACCCGAACTGGGTAGATGTGGTTCGCACCGCCATGTGCATTGAAGAGCGCGGTGGCCGACTGCATATATTCATGCCGCCGTTACAGTATTTAGAAGATTATGTGGTGCTGGTTGCCGCGATTGAAAAAACCGCCACGGATCTAAACTTGCCGGTTATCTTAGAAGGCTATGAACCACCGCGTGACCCGCGGCTGCAAAAATTGTTGGTGACGCCCGACCCGGGTGTGATCGAAGTGAATGTGCATCCTTCCAATAATTGGCAGCAGTTGGTTGATACCACCACCAAACTTTACGAGGAGGCGCGTCAGGCGCGCTTGTCGACGGAGAAGTTTATGCTCGATGGTCGCCACACCGGCACCGGTGGCGGCAATCATATTACCCTCGGCGGCGCCTCGCCCGAAGATAGCCCGCTGCTGCGGCGACCAGATCTGTTGCGCAGCCTAATTACCTATTGGCAACATCATCCGAGTTTGTCGTATTTGTTTTCCGGCATGTTTCTCGGTCCTACGAGCCAAGCGCCGCGGGTGGATGAAGGGCGCGATGAAATGCTCTACGAGTTAGAGATCGCCTTCTCGCAAATGACCGATGGCGAAGTGCCCCAGCCCTGGTTGGTGGACCGGCTGTTTAGAAATTTGTTAATTGATATCACCGGCAATACCCATCGGTCTGAGTTTTGTATCGATAAACTTTATGCGCCGGGCAGTGCCAGTGGTCGCTTGGGGATTTTGGAGTTCCGCGGCTTTGAAATGCCACCCCACAGCCGCATGGCGCTGGTGCAAGCGCTGCTAATAAGGGCGCTGGTGGCTCGGTTCTGGAAAAGCCCCTATAAAAAGCCCTTGGTGCGCTGGGGCACCGCCTTACACGATAGATTCATGATGCCGCACCATATTTGGGCGGACATGAAAGATGTGGTGCAGGATTTGCAGGCCCATGGCTACCCCTTCGAGCTAGATTGGCTGGCGCCCTTCGAAGAATTTCGCTTTCCCCATTACGGCCGAGTAAAGCTCGATGACATTGAGCTGGAGTTGCGCTGGGCCATCGAGCCTTGGCACGTACTCGGCGAGGAGAGTAGTAGCTTCGGCACGGCCCGCTATGTGGATTCCTCCGTCGAGCGCTTACAACTGAAGGCCACCGGCTTAACCGATGGGCGCTACGTCTTGGCTTGTAATGGCCGTCGGGTTCCGCTGCGCAACACTGGCCGGCAGGGCGAATATGTGGGTGCGGTTCGCTATCGCGCTTGGCAGCCCCCCTCGGCCTTGCACCCTTTGATTGGGCTGCATGTGCCGCTGGTATTCGACCTGATCGATACTTGGAATGGCCGCTCTGTGGGCGGCTGTACCTACCACGTATCGCACCCGGGCGGGCGAAGCTATGAAACCTTGCCGGTCAATGCATTCGAGGCGGAGTCGCGGCGCAATAACCGCTTTGACAACCTCAGTCACACACAGGGCCCGTTTATGCCTCGGCCTGAGGTGAACGCGCTGCGGGAGTTTTTCCCGAACGCGCACCCGCCTCGCCCAATGGACCCTCCACCGGAAGAGCCCACCCATGAATACCCCTATACCTTGGACTTGCGCCGGCCTAGGGGCTGTTAG
- a CDS encoding circularly permuted type 2 ATP-grasp protein: MILKDFYGPRNLIKQCVLPPEALFGHGGFLRACQGIQLPGEQELILHSVDMIRQKDGSMCILSDRTQAPSGSGYALENRTVMSRVFPSLFRDSHVHRLAGFFQRLRQKLVSLSPSDGLARVVVLTPGAKSETYFEDSYIANYLGFPLVQNGDLVVRNGFVWMKSLEGLGRVDVIFRRIDDVYCDPVELRSDSYGGIPGLLDVVRAGRVAIANPLGSGVLENPVLLKYLPAISKALLGREPRLASVKTYWCGDEADLRFVCANIKNLIVKPIYRASGQQSVWGGDLSATDLTALLARIQKRPQQFVAQLRLDKSHIPTLSNGAIAPRPAILRTFSVAADSSYMVMPGGLTRVGLGVGEQIISMQAGCPSKDTWVTATEPERVGNEHMTDPHQAEADALLVSLPSRVVENLFWMGRYAERAEASLRILRTAFMLINGEQPISKESKQVLLHTVTEVTGTHPGFIRATEELLDNPEVELLRIIKDGNRAGSIKATLNSMLYCADESKELLSSDTIRVINDVRDELDNLESSLASGLSSAPEEALDPLVIRLIALSGLMQESMVRGVGWHFMDMGRRVERAMLIMKTVSTLITPVVEKPDDETLLHAMLRSMEVLITYRRRHRSLAGVELGLELVMLDVTNPRSLIFQFEQLQSHFQALRRGDSNLRELEEQDRVLLEAITSLKLSRIAKLADVEEGRRAHLALLLTQLNKLLSEFSNIVSDKYFEHRIDPQQLVTTFWGE, translated from the coding sequence TTGATACTTAAGGATTTTTACGGCCCGCGCAATTTAATCAAGCAATGTGTACTACCGCCAGAGGCGCTGTTTGGCCACGGTGGTTTTCTGCGCGCCTGTCAGGGCATTCAGTTGCCCGGTGAACAAGAGTTGATTCTGCATTCGGTGGATATGATCCGTCAGAAAGATGGCTCCATGTGTATCTTGTCCGATCGCACCCAAGCGCCCAGTGGCTCAGGTTATGCGTTGGAAAACCGCACGGTGATGTCACGTGTATTTCCAAGTTTATTTCGCGATAGCCACGTGCATCGTTTAGCGGGTTTCTTTCAGCGTTTGCGCCAAAAGCTCGTATCGCTTTCGCCCTCCGATGGTTTGGCCCGCGTTGTTGTTCTGACACCCGGAGCAAAAAGCGAAACCTATTTTGAAGACAGCTATATCGCCAATTACCTCGGCTTTCCGCTGGTGCAAAATGGCGATCTAGTGGTAAGAAATGGTTTCGTGTGGATGAAGTCCTTAGAAGGGCTCGGTCGCGTCGATGTGATATTTCGGCGTATCGATGATGTGTATTGTGACCCGGTAGAATTGCGCAGCGATTCCTACGGGGGTATTCCCGGTTTGTTAGATGTTGTGCGTGCCGGTAGAGTGGCAATCGCTAATCCGCTCGGTTCTGGCGTGCTGGAAAACCCCGTTCTGTTAAAATACCTACCCGCGATTAGCAAGGCATTATTGGGGCGAGAGCCAAGATTAGCCTCAGTAAAAACCTACTGGTGTGGCGATGAAGCCGATTTGCGTTTTGTGTGTGCCAATATCAAAAATCTAATCGTTAAACCCATCTACCGCGCCTCTGGCCAGCAGAGTGTTTGGGGCGGCGATCTGTCCGCTACAGATTTAACGGCGCTGTTAGCGCGCATACAAAAAAGACCGCAGCAATTTGTCGCCCAGCTGCGGCTGGATAAATCCCATATTCCAACCCTTTCCAATGGCGCGATTGCTCCGCGACCGGCCATTCTGCGCACTTTCTCTGTCGCGGCAGACAGTTCCTATATGGTAATGCCCGGCGGCTTGACCCGGGTCGGCTTGGGGGTAGGTGAGCAAATTATTAGCATGCAGGCGGGCTGCCCGAGTAAAGATACCTGGGTTACCGCGACGGAGCCCGAGCGCGTCGGTAATGAACATATGACAGACCCGCATCAAGCCGAGGCTGATGCGTTGTTGGTAAGTTTACCGAGCCGGGTGGTAGAAAATTTATTCTGGATGGGGCGTTATGCCGAGCGGGCAGAGGCATCGCTACGCATACTGCGCACAGCCTTTATGCTGATCAACGGCGAGCAACCTATCAGCAAGGAATCGAAGCAAGTTTTGCTGCACACGGTGACCGAAGTCACCGGTACGCACCCTGGCTTTATTCGCGCGACGGAAGAGCTGCTGGACAACCCAGAAGTTGAGTTGCTACGCATTATTAAAGATGGCAACAGAGCCGGAAGTATCAAGGCAACACTGAATTCCATGTTGTATTGCGCCGACGAATCTAAGGAGTTGTTGTCCTCCGATACCATTCGCGTGATTAACGATGTACGCGACGAGCTCGATAATTTGGAGTCGTCGCTGGCGAGTGGTTTATCCTCCGCACCGGAAGAGGCTTTAGACCCGTTGGTTATACGCTTGATTGCATTATCTGGTTTGATGCAAGAGAGCATGGTGCGCGGCGTCGGCTGGCATTTCATGGATATGGGGCGGCGCGTTGAAAGAGCGATGCTTATCATGAAAACGGTGAGCACCCTAATCACACCGGTGGTTGAAAAGCCAGACGACGAAACTCTGCTGCACGCGATGTTGCGCTCTATGGAAGTATTGATTACCTACCGACGCCGACATAGATCGCTCGCCGGCGTGGAGCTAGGCTTAGAGTTGGTTATGTTGGATGTCACGAATCCGCGTTCACTTATTTTTCAGTTTGAGCAATTGCAAAGTCATTTCCAGGCGTTGCGTCGCGGCGACTCCAATTTGCGAGAATTGGAAGAGCAAGACCGTGTTTTGTTAGAGGCAATAACCAGCCTTAAATTATCTAGGATTGCAAAGTTAGCGGACGTGGAGGAGGGCAGACGAGCTCATTTGGCCTTGCTATTGACGCAGCTCAATAAATTACTGAGTGAATTTAGTAACATCGTGAGCGATAAATACTTCGAGCATCGCATCGATCCTCAGCAGCTAGTGACCACCTTTTGGGGCGAGTAA
- a CDS encoding transglutaminase family protein — MRYRIRHITTYKYAARVTHCYNLANLVPRDTERQKSVKSKVTVTPQPIIANRRTDYFGNKSYHFEIQSAHKELSIIAESEVETKDARLDLNLDLGMSYGDALQFFKTEKSMDVLSAREFSMDSPMIRASEALANYARPSFSLNRSLYSCVADLTSRIYKEFKYTPGFTTIATPLSEVLQHKRGVCQDFAHLQVGCLRAMGIPARYVSGYMETLPPPGQEKLVGADATHAWVSYLSPGEGWIEFDPTNNVRPGNQHIVAAYGRDYYDVTPLKGVIIGGGKNPILEVSVDVHRLP; from the coding sequence GTGCGTTATCGAATTCGCCACATCACCACCTATAAGTATGCGGCCCGCGTGACTCATTGTTACAATTTGGCCAACCTAGTGCCGCGCGATACCGAGCGTCAAAAGTCGGTAAAAAGTAAAGTTACGGTTACGCCACAACCTATCATCGCTAATCGCAGAACCGACTACTTCGGCAACAAAAGTTATCACTTTGAAATTCAGTCGGCCCATAAAGAGTTATCCATCATTGCTGAGAGCGAAGTGGAAACTAAAGATGCCCGCCTGGATCTCAATTTGGATTTGGGTATGAGCTATGGCGATGCCCTGCAGTTTTTTAAAACTGAAAAGTCGATGGATGTATTAAGCGCTCGTGAGTTTTCCATGGACTCGCCGATGATTCGTGCTAGCGAAGCGCTTGCTAATTATGCTCGGCCTTCTTTCTCCTTGAATCGCTCACTCTATTCTTGTGTTGCCGATTTAACGAGTCGGATTTACAAAGAATTTAAGTACACACCCGGCTTTACCACCATAGCAACACCCTTGTCTGAGGTGTTACAACATAAGCGCGGCGTCTGCCAAGACTTTGCCCATCTGCAAGTAGGCTGTTTAAGGGCTATGGGTATTCCCGCGCGATATGTTTCGGGCTACATGGAAACGCTGCCGCCCCCGGGGCAAGAAAAATTAGTCGGTGCCGACGCAACTCACGCTTGGGTCTCCTATCTTTCGCCCGGTGAGGGTTGGATTGAGTTTGACCCAACCAATAATGTGCGCCCAGGTAATCAGCATATCGTGGCGGCCTATGGTCGCGACTATTATGATGTTACGCCGCTGAAAGGGGTGATTATTGGCGGCGGTAAAAATCCTATTTTGGAAGTGTCGGTAGACGTACATCGATTGCCCTGA
- the meaB gene encoding methylmalonyl Co-A mutase-associated GTPase MeaB, which translates to MIDIAQLKQGNRRALAKAITLVESKLDSHRLEAQALLEAVLPDTGNSIRIGISGIPGVGKSTFIEAFGKHLISLGKKVAVLAVDPSSPVRGGSILGDKTRMEELSREANAFIRPSPSEGALGGVAQKTRETMLLCEAAGYDVILVETVGVGQSEYEVAAMVDFFLVLMIPNAGDELQGIKRGIMELADALVINKADGESINLATRTQQHYQNAFHLIRHGTFWTPRVETCSALNKQGIESVWQMIVEFQDLAIEHQAFAAKRAKQNADWMKKLIHQMLEQRLVDNPAIKQMMTELRADVIDNRVTPYSAAKTILDLL; encoded by the coding sequence ATGATTGACATAGCGCAGTTGAAACAAGGTAACCGTCGTGCTTTAGCCAAAGCGATCACCTTGGTTGAAAGTAAGCTCGACAGTCATCGCTTGGAAGCACAGGCATTACTTGAAGCGGTATTGCCCGACACCGGAAACAGCATTCGCATTGGAATCAGTGGTATTCCTGGTGTGGGAAAATCGACGTTTATCGAAGCCTTTGGCAAACATCTCATTAGCTTGGGCAAAAAAGTGGCCGTGTTAGCGGTAGATCCTAGCTCTCCGGTACGTGGCGGCAGTATTCTCGGCGATAAAACCCGAATGGAAGAGCTATCGCGTGAAGCTAATGCCTTTATTCGTCCATCGCCCTCCGAGGGTGCGCTGGGTGGTGTCGCGCAAAAAACGCGTGAAACCATGTTGCTGTGTGAGGCAGCTGGCTACGATGTGATTTTGGTGGAAACCGTGGGCGTGGGCCAGTCAGAATATGAAGTGGCTGCCATGGTAGATTTCTTTTTGGTGTTGATGATACCTAATGCGGGTGATGAGCTGCAGGGTATCAAACGCGGCATTATGGAATTGGCCGATGCCTTGGTAATTAACAAAGCCGATGGTGAAAGTATTAATCTCGCCACGCGCACGCAACAGCATTATCAAAATGCCTTCCACCTTATTCGCCACGGCACCTTTTGGACGCCAAGGGTGGAAACCTGTTCAGCATTGAATAAACAGGGTATTGAAAGTGTTTGGCAAATGATTGTGGAGTTCCAAGATTTAGCGATTGAGCACCAAGCCTTCGCTGCCAAGCGCGCTAAGCAAAATGCCGACTGGATGAAAAAGCTCATTCATCAGATGCTGGAGCAGCGACTGGTGGATAACCCAGCCATTAAGCAAATGATGACTGAATTACGAGCCGACGTGATCGATAATCGCGTAACGCCTTATAGTGCTGCAAAGACCATTCTAGACCTGCTCTAG
- a CDS encoding LacI family DNA-binding transcriptional regulator, translated as MADKPNQQYPQMSDIARLAGVSKSTVSRALSGSNLVNQQTRDLVMKIAKEQNYRLNTAARNFRLKESLTIAVLLPSAIDVDFKLSDPFFLELLAAIAEAVDEHGHQLLLSRIAPQEGEWIEAFVDKRAADGVILIGQGSHHDTINRIASRFKAISVWGAKISDDQSYPVVGSDNILGGRRAAEHLLSRARKRIVFLGYKSLPEVLQRYQGYCAALEAAGLSVLPELVVEGCYGEADGYSAMSQLIDSGLVFDGVFAVSDVLAMSAIRALQENGRAVPAQVSVVGYDDISLAAYYNPPLTTVHQNLTMGGKVLVDNLLEALEGRAPEFISLNPNVVVRGSS; from the coding sequence GTGGCCGATAAACCTAATCAGCAATACCCTCAGATGTCGGATATCGCGCGACTGGCTGGGGTTTCTAAATCCACTGTGTCTCGTGCTTTATCAGGGTCGAACTTGGTGAACCAGCAGACTCGCGATTTGGTGATGAAAATTGCCAAGGAACAAAATTATCGGCTTAACACCGCAGCGCGTAATTTCCGCTTAAAAGAATCGCTTACTATCGCGGTGTTGCTACCCAGCGCTATCGATGTCGACTTTAAATTATCCGACCCTTTTTTCTTAGAGCTGCTAGCCGCCATTGCAGAGGCAGTGGACGAGCATGGTCATCAATTATTGTTGTCTCGCATCGCACCGCAAGAGGGCGAGTGGATTGAGGCGTTCGTCGACAAGCGCGCGGCCGACGGTGTGATTCTCATTGGTCAGGGCTCGCATCACGACACTATTAATCGTATTGCCAGTAGGTTTAAGGCTATTTCTGTTTGGGGAGCAAAGATCAGTGATGATCAGAGCTACCCAGTAGTGGGCAGTGATAATATTTTAGGCGGCCGACGAGCGGCAGAGCATTTGTTATCGCGCGCGCGTAAGCGCATCGTTTTTCTAGGTTATAAATCCTTGCCTGAAGTATTGCAGCGCTACCAAGGTTATTGCGCCGCATTAGAGGCAGCGGGTTTATCGGTACTGCCCGAGCTAGTGGTGGAAGGCTGTTATGGCGAGGCCGATGGTTACAGCGCGATGTCGCAGCTTATTGATTCGGGATTGGTCTTTGATGGGGTTTTTGCCGTTAGCGATGTGTTGGCTATGTCTGCTATTCGTGCACTACAAGAAAATGGTAGAGCAGTGCCAGCTCAGGTATCTGTGGTTGGCTACGACGATATTAGTTTAGCGGCCTACTACAATCCACCGCTCACCACCGTGCACCAAAACCTCACCATGGGCGGTAAGGTGTTGGTGGACAATTTACTCGAAGCTCTAGAGGGGCGCGCGCCAGAGTTTATTAGCCTGAACCCCAACGTAGTGGTGCGCGGCTCAAGCTAA